In Penaeus monodon isolate SGIC_2016 chromosome 7, NSTDA_Pmon_1, whole genome shotgun sequence, the genomic stretch gaagaggagaaaaggaatgaagggggaagaggagaagagaaaggggggaataacGACATCACGACCAAAAAACGTGGGgcagaggacagaaaaaaaagagaagagggatctAAAACTCCCCTTTTTGGTAAGGTtagagaataaggaaggaaggagagaagaagagagatgacaaCTTCCTTAAGGCGAATAAGGAGGGGGCTGATCTGGAGGGAGACCCCCTTTCGGTGGCAGGGCTCCGGCGTTGTAATCCACAGGCACATGGGGGTACATCTGGCCCTCTGGCACTGTAGGATCCGGCACCACCATCCCTTCGCCGGGTGCCGTAGGGTAGGGGGCGGAAGGAGCAGGGTGCATGGCTGCAGGAGGGGGTTGCATGGCTGCAGGAGGGTGTTGCATGGCTGCAGGATGTGGAGGCTGTGGCTGGCCGGGGGTAGCTATAACGCGACCGGGGCTTCCGAAATTCTGGTCGTGAAATTCTCTGTATTTCCTCTTGATAACGCAGCACAGCACTCCCGACATGATCAGGAAGAAcgctgggggaggaaaaaagaggaaaaaaaaatattagttacgATAAATGGCCTTCAACGTTGGTGATATCTTTACACTTCAGATCACTGATAACACTGCGAGTCATCAtccatttttaatcattttcacaAGTGTACAAAACGTGTTCTTTTCCCCAtgacaccctcacccccctccggAGTGCAcgaagcaaaaagataaaaataacttttGACACAGAATCTGCAGGGACTTAAGGAGTGCAATGATGCTAACTAATTCTAGCAAGCACTTATTGTAGGACATCTTGCATTGAATTTAAATCAGTGAAGGATGTCCTGCTTTTGTCAGTATGACTTTCGtcatgaaaataatttaattctaaaatataaattttcagaCGTCTTTGTATCGGAAAAAATCTCATCTGCCGCTTATTTTCCAGTCTTAAATTTTGGCAGAGCGATAcgaagacataatatatatacatacacatacacacacacacacacacacacacacatatatatatatatatatatatatatatatatatatataatctagattgCTCCAGATCGTtacttttttactaaaaaaaaaaaaaaaaaaaaaaaaaaaaaaaaaaaaaaaaaaaaaaaaaacatacaccagacattaaccccctttccctcaaCATACGGTTTTGAACGcccatgaaaatgaaaagaaaaagaaagaagaagaagaagaagaagaaaagaaaagaaaagaaatgaaaagaaaagaaaagaaaagaaaagaaaaagaaaagaaaaaaactagatGACCCATAACACACCATTACCGCACAACCGAACAACCGAACCAACCAGCCCTCCACAACCCAACCACCTATCCTTCGCTAACAACCCAACCGACCTCCCAGTGCCACCAAGACGATGCCAGGCACCACGTCCTCAGCatcgtcatcgtcttcatcaAGGATCGAGAGCCAGATGACTCCGGGGAGAAGGAGGCACACGGCGCCGAAGACTGCGAGGCAGGCGACGCAGGGGACGCCCAGGACTATGCTGCCgaactgtgtgagagagagagaggaagggtgatgaCGGGGGATGAATCGCGATGACTAGGGGTGACTGGTGATGATTAGAGATAATTGGGGATGACTGGGGATGAATGGAGATAAGGCTTCATTATGACTAGGGATGACTGGTGATCATTAGGGGGTGATTGGTGATGACTAGGGGTGACTGGTGATGACTGGGGATGCTTCGTGATGACAGGGATGCTGGTGATGACTGGGGATGCTTCGTGATGACTAGGGTGATTCGTAATGACTAAAGATGACTGATGATGAGTGGGGATGATTCGTGATGACCAGGGATGACCTGGAGATGACTGGGGATGATTCGTGATGACTGGGGATGACTGGAGATGAAGGGACGATTGGTGATGACGAGAAGATTCATGACTATAACTGGTGATGACTGGTGATGAATAGTGATGACTGACTAGGGACTAGGTAGCAATggctgtggtggtgatggtgattagtaactgaatggtggtgatgattatgatagtaaggATGATAGCGATAAAgcgtactgctactactaaaacgataacaaaaacaaagtgaaatagtaacattaataatgacaacaaaataaataagtgaaattaCAACTAATAATATCAGCCATTGTACtgataagaaaatatgatgatgataataataataataataataacaataacaataacagagtaacaataacaatcgTCATCACCTGcatctaagaaaataaaaag encodes the following:
- the LOC119575222 gene encoding actin cytoskeleton-regulatory complex protein PAN1-like, with product MASKQGYQPAPTTVVSAAGTGEAPRRPGLVRRGIQFGSIVLGVPCVACLAVFGAVCLLLPGVIWLSILDEDDDDAEDVVPGIVLVALGAFFLIMSGVLCCVIKRKYREFHDQNFGSPGRVIATPGQPQPPHPAAMQHPPAAMQPPPAAMHPAPSAPYPTAPGEGMVVPDPTVPEGQMYPHVPVDYNAGALPPKGGLPPDQPPPYSP